A single window of Zea mays cultivar B73 chromosome 10, Zm-B73-REFERENCE-NAM-5.0, whole genome shotgun sequence DNA harbors:
- the LOC103642054 gene encoding protein argonaute 2, which translates to MEYERGDRAKRGRGGGGGGGGGGGRGGGGEYGRQHGGAYGGGGWHGHDEGGGYGGGRGGGGYYHQGPRGRGGWRGPGAGGSQAYGSGGGRAWAPGPGEGRGLGVGREYAPVRRAAPAPAPAPREVATAPMVKEAPSSSGSVERITSSELAGVEPLASTLAATSSVGTRVPMQRPDCGGALSQAKVKLLVNHFIVNYQKVSTIFHYDINIKLDEASSKASGKELSKAEFLSVKDELFRESSLRRLSSCVAYDGGRNLFTSAELPAGLFRVRVRSKAYIVSVDLKKQLPLSQLSDLPVPREVLQGLDVVVREASRWRKVILGRGFYSPSSSIDIGQGVVAMKGTQQTLKYTQQGLNLCVDYSVMPFYKAGPVMDLVHKIVGYLDYRTTLNKRQMENLVDELKGRRVTVIHRRTNQKYTVQGLTPLPASQMTFVDAESGQTKCLVEYYAQKHGIVIEYQMLPCLDLSKSKDKPNHVPIELCTLLEGQRFPKANLDKNSGRILKGKALIPASNRRKEILDLVNASDGPCRGEIAQRFGISLDLRMTEVTGRILPPPNLKLGASNGQTSKFSIDQNCQWNLVKKRLVEGRDLQCWGIVDFSAEPSDPQQEPLNGRMFIEKIVRKCCELGIRMNSNPCFVHKSKMAVLSDPHRLQEELNKAKQAAVSKKQRLQLLFCPMSEQHPGYKTLKLICDTQLGIMTQCFLGDRANKPNGQDQYMTNLALKINGKLGGSNVQLFDSLPRVGGAPFMFIGADVNHPSPGNVESPSIAAVVASINSGVSKYVTRIRAQPHRCEVIQQLGEICLELIGVFEKRNRVKPQKIIYFRDGVSDGQFDMVLNEELADLEKAIKVGGYAPTVTVIVAKKRHHTRLFPKDPSQPQTKNGNVPPGTVVDTGVVDPSAYDFYLCSHAGILGTSRPTHYYSLVDEHGFRSDDLQKLVYNLCFVFARCTKPVSLATPVYYADLAAYRGRLYYEAAMMPSHQRGTGSASSGSSAGTFGVTNFPRLHKDVENNMFFI; encoded by the exons ATGGAGTACGAGCGCGGGGACCGGGCCAAGCGGGGCCGtggaggtggcggcggcggcggcggcggcggaggacgCGGAGGTGGCGGCGAGTACGGGCGGCAGCACGGAGGCGCGTACGGCGGAGGCGGATGGCACGGGCACGACGAAGGAGGAGGCTACGGCGGGGGCCGTGGAGGCGGTGGCTACTATCACCAAGGGCCTCGCGGCCGCGGAGGgtggcgcggccccggcgcgggcGGCAGCCAGGCGTACGGGTCCGGCGGCGGCCGCGCGTGGGCGCCGGGGCCGGGTGAGGGGAGAGGCCTTGGGGTTGGCCGCGAGTACGCCCCCGTCAGGCGGGCAGCGCCGGCGCCTGCGCCTGCGCCTAGGGAGGTTGCGACTGCGCCCATGGTCAAGGAAGCGCCGAGTTCGTCGGGATCCGTTG AACGCATCACATCTAGTGAATTGGCCGGAGTAGAACCACTAGCATCCACACTAGCTGCGACATCTTCTGTTGGCACACGAGTGCCAATGCAGAGACCTGACTGTGGTGGCGCATTATCTCAAGCAAAGGTCAAACTCTTGGTGAATCACTTTATTGTCAACTACCAAAAGGTGTCAACTATTTTTCACTATGACATAAACATCAAGCTTGATGAAGCTTCCTCTAAGGCTTCAGGCAAAGAACTCTCGAAGGCAGAATTTCTTTCTGTCAAGGATGAGCTCTTCAGGGAAAGCAGTTTACGGCGTCTTTCCTCATGTGTTGCTTATGATGGTGGAAGAAATCTCTTCACTTCTGCTGAACTGCCAGCAGGTTTATTTCGTGTGAGAGTTCGATCAAAGGCCTACATTGTATCAGTAGATTTGAAGAAGCAGCTGCCATTAAGTCAACTCTCAGATTTACCTGTACCTAGAGAGGTCTTGCagggtcttgatgttgttgtgcGTGAGGCCTCCAGATGGCGCAAGGTTATCCTTGGTAGAGGATTTTACTCACCAAGCAGCAGTATAGACATTGGGCAGGGTGTTGTAGCTATGAAAGGAACCCAGCAGACACTTAAATACACTCAACAAGGGTTGAACCTGTGTGTTGATTATTCAGTTATGCCATTTTACAAAGCTGGACCGGTGATGGACCTTGTTCACAAAATAGTGGGGTACCTTGATTATCGAACAACTCTGAACAAGAGGCAAATGGAAAATCTGGTTGATGAGCTTAAAGGCCGACGTGTAACTGTGATTCATCGGAGGACTAATCAGAAGTACACAGTGCAAGGCTTGACACCCTTACCTGCCAGCCAGATGACCTTTGTGGATGCTGAATCCGGACAAACAAAGTGTCTTGTGGAGTATTATGCTCAGAAACATGGCATTGTGATTGAGTATCAGATGCTGCCATGCTTGGATTTGAGCAAGAGCAAGGACAAACCGAATCATGTCCCAATTGAGCTCTGCACTCTTCTTGAAGGACAGAGGTTTCCAAAAGCAAACTTGGATAAGAATTCTGGCAGGATACTAAAAGGAAAGGCTCTAATTCCTGCATCCAATCGGAGGAAAGAGATTCTAGACTTGGTGAATGCTTCGGATGGACCTTGCAG AGGAGAAATTGCACAGCGATTTGGGATTTCCTTGGATTTACGAATGACAGAAGTCACGGGTAGGATCCTTCCCCCACCAAACCTCAAACTCGGGGCATCCAATGGCCAGACCTCCAAATTCAGTATCGATCAGAACTGCCAGTGGAACCTTGTGAAGAAGAGACTCGTAGAGGGCCGGGATCTTCAGTGTTGGGGCATTGTCGACTTCAGTGCTGAGCCGTCTGACCCCCAGCAGGAGCCCCTCAATGGAAGGATGTTTATTGAGAAGATTGTGAGGAAGTGCTGTGAGCTTGGTATCCGTATGAACTCCAACCCATGCTTCGTACACAAATCTAAGATGGCAGTGCTCTCCGATCCGCATCGACTACAGGAGGAGCTAAACAAGGCAAAACAGGCTGCAGTGAGCAAGAAGCAGAGGTTGCAGCTCCTTTTCTGCCCGATGTCCGAGCAGCATCCAGGGTACAAGACACTGAAGCTGATTTGCGATACACAGCTTGGGATCATGACCCAGTGTTTCCTGGGCGACCGCGCAAACAAGCCGAATGGGCAGGACCAGTACATGACCAACCTTGCCCTCAAGATAAACGGCAAGCTTGGGGGCAGCAACGTCCAGCTGTTCGACTCGCTCCCACGGGTCGGTGGGGCACCTTTCATGTTCATCGGTGCTGACGTCAACCACCCGTCACCGGGGAACGTGGAGAGCCCATCGATTGCAGCCGTGGTTGCGTCTATCAACTCCGGTGTCAGCAAGTACGTGACAAGAATCCGTGCCCAGCCGCACCGCTGTGAGGTGATCCAGCAGCTCGGCGAGATCTGCCTGGAGCTCATCGGAGTCTTCGAGAAGCGAAACCGCGTGAAGCCGCAGAAGATCATCTACTTCCGCGACGGCGTGAGCGACGGGCAGTTCGACATGGTCCTGAACGAGGAGCTGGCGGACCTGGAGAAGGCGATCAAGGTGGGCGGCTACGCGCCGACCGTCACCGTGATCGTGGCCAAGAAGCGGCACCACACGCGCCTGTTCCCCAAGGACCCCAGCCAGCCGCAGACGAAGAACGGGAACGTGCCGCCCGGCACGGTGGTGGACACGGGCGTGGTGGACCCGTCCGCGTACGACTTCTACCTGTGCAGCCACGCCGGGATCCTGGGCACGAGCAGGCCGACGCACTACTACAGCCTGGTGGACGAGCACGGCTTCCGGTCCGACGACCTGCAGAAGCTGGTCTACAACCTCTGCTTCGTGTTCGCGCGGTGCACCAAGCCCGTGTCGCTGGCGACGCCCGTCTACTACGCCGACCTCGCGGCGTACCGTGGCAGGCTCTACTACGAGGCGGCCATGATGCCGTCCCACCAGCGAGGGACGGGGTCGGCGTCCTCGGGCTCCTCCGCTGGGACTTTTGGCGTCACTAACTTCCCGAGGCTGCACAAGGATGTGGAGAACAACATGTTCTTCATCTGA